The sequence below is a genomic window from Lolium perenne isolate Kyuss_39 chromosome 4, Kyuss_2.0, whole genome shotgun sequence.
TCAGTTCACTCCGATCGCAACAAAACCTCCAATACAGTCCAACATCGCGGCGGCGGAACTCGCGAGCACTGGGACACGCGCACACGTACCTACCGGAGCTTGGCGCGCAATGGCGGGCGACCAAGTCCACGTGCTCTCGGCGCTCGACGGCGCCAAGACGCAGTGGTACCACTTCACGGCGATCGTGGTCGCCGGCATGGGCTTCTTCACCGACGCCTACGACCTCTTCTGCATCTCCCTCGTCACCAAGCTGATCGGCCGAGTCTACTACACCGTGCCAGGGTCGCCCCACCCTGGCAGCCTGCCACCGACCGTCGCGGCCGCCGTCAACGGCGTGGCGTTCGTCGGCACGCTCTCCGGGCAGCTCTTCTTCGGGTGGCTCGGCGACAAGGTCGGCCGGAAGAGCGTGTACGGCATGACGCTGCTTCTGATGATCATCTGCTCCGTGGCGTCCGGGCTGTCGTTCAGCCACACGCCCACGACCGTCATGGCCACGCTCTGCTTCTTCCGGTTCTGGCTCGGATTCGGCATTGGCGGCGACTACCCGCTCTCCGCCACCATCATGTCCGAGTACGCCAACAAGCGCACGCGCGGCGCGTTCATCGCCGCCGTGTTCGCGATGCAGGGGTTCGGCATCCTCGCCGGCGGCGCCGTGGCGATCGGGGTCACCGCGCTGTTCAAGAACCGGTTTCCGGCGCCGCCGTACGCCGTGAACCCGGCGGCGTCCACCCCGGCTGAGGCCGACTACGTGTGGCGCATCGTCCTCATGCTCGGAGCGCTCCCCGCGGCTCTCACCTTCTACTGGCGCATGAAGATGCCGGAGACGGCGCGGTACACGGCCCTCATCGCCAAGAACGCCGAGCGGGCTGCCGCTGACATGTCCAAGGTGCTCCAGGTAGAGATCACAAAGGAGCAGGCCGGCGATCTGGAGGTGGCGCACAAGTACCGCCCGTCGCCGTCGTTCGGCCTCTTCTCCGGGGAGTTCGTGAGGCGGCACGGGCTCCACCTCGTGGGCACGGCGTCGACGTGGCTCCTCCTGGACATCGCCTACTACTCGCAGAACCTGTTCCAGAAGGACATCTTCAGCGCGATCGGGTGGATCCCACCGGCGGCGACGATGAGCGCGCTGGACGAGCTGTACCACATCGCGCGTGCCCAGACCCTGATCGCGCTGTGCGGCACCGTGCCGGGGTACTGGTTCACGGTGGCCTTCATCGACTCCGTCGGCCGGTTCAAGATCCAGGCGATGGGATTCTTCATGATGACAGGCTTCATGCTGGGTCTGGCCGTGCCATACGACTACTGGACGGGGAAGGGCCACCAGGCGGGGTTCGTCGCCATGTACGCGCTCACCTTCTTCTTCGCCAACTTCGGCCCAAACGCGACCACGTTCATCGTGCCGGCGGAGATCTACCCGGCGAGGCTCCGCGCGACGTGCCATGGCATATCGGCGGCGTCGGGGAAGGTGGGCGCCATCATCGGGTCCTTCGGGTTCTTGTACCTGGCCCAGAGCCCGGACCCGGCCAAGACGGCCCATGGCTACCTGCCTGGTATCGGCGTGCGCAACTCGCTCTTCGTGCTCGCCGGATGCAGCTTGATGGGGTTTATGCTCACGTTCTTGGTCCCCGAGCCCAAGGGCAAGTCCTTGGAGGAGATGTCACGTGAGACCGAGCCTGACAAGTGCTAGTCATTCGGGCGAAGATCCACTACATTAGCTAGTCTACTACTACTAGATAATCGACCGTGAATTTTGCATTTAGTTTTAGCAGTTAGGGGATGATGAGATGGACAAATAATCGTCGGAGTTATTTTTGGAAGTATATACCTCTTCTCTTTACTTGTCGAACTTGTCTTCGTCCTCCCATGGTGCTTCGGTCGCAATCGAGAGCATCAACAACTACAAGCTGGTTCTTTGTTCGTTGTTGTCTCTGATGTTGTAAGCTGTTTATCAGCACCTTGTATTCTTTTTTTCCTTTCAAATGGAGGAAATATCACCCTAGCTTCAGCATCCAAGAGATGTACAcggttttttattagattattcacaacaccttataagagcaatacaaaagatcaaactcgaagccacttcgctaaacctacagagggatgaagggggtgtgacaattcaccaactcacatcatcaaaaaaccaaatgtcttcccaggccgcccaatagcagatgagaagcatattccagtcaagcagactctcagcgcactCCAACACACacgccatagaagttgctaccgccgtcttcctcgactccatcttcaaaagAGATCATCGCATTGGCCATACCAGGCCTACCATCGATGCCGCCACGACGTcagacgactccaccatcctgcgcgtgtccatcacactgcatccgtctccgagacaccactgcaccatgccgcAGCGACTCGACAACGCTGACACAGCAAAAGCACAccactccacctcagcaccaccaccatccgttgtctgctccaaaaacgatgcccccaacAGGTAGAACGGTgttgcgcgccgccatcgtccgatccgggagacccgggtctagggtttcccctggagcagcCCATGCGAAGAACGCAGACTGCATAGACAATGCTTTCAACAAGGTAACGAGGAACAGCgtcgccatcatccgccatgaccgaagtccaggccggctttcaccggcagctgAGCCTCGCCATTGGGAGCTAGGCGACGGATCGCGAGATCCGCCAAGGCTTGCCACACAACTACCCGATCTCCTCCGGCGAAAGAGAAGACCACCACCGCGGTGCCACGGTCAGCAGCACCAGACGCCCGCCACTCGCCACCAGGTCGACATCCTCCCCGCCacccagggccgccgcccttggtTCCGTGATCCCAAACCTGGAGGATGAGGAGCACAAGATCCGCCCCCATCATCGCCCGCCCGGCAAGGTCGAGGCGAGGAAGGGAGGAGGGGAGGAccgcgccgcctggagggagcaaCACGAGATCCACCCCAATCACCGCCCGCCCGGCGAGGCCGAGGCGAGGAAGGGAGGAGGagagggccgcgccgccaggtaccGGGACCATCCCCCAGCGTggaggctgatacgtccaaaacgtatctacttttccgaacacttttgctgttgtttcgcctctaatttgtgtactttggatgcaactaacacggattaacgctgttttcagcagaactgttctggtgtctcgtttttgtgcagaaatccaactttcaggaaaaacctcgggattttgacagaaggccctattttcccagaatactgacggagccagaaggacaaatcaagcggaggcccgagggccccacaccataaggcggcgcggcctagggggggcccgcgcggccctatggtgtggccccctcggtcggcctccgacgccctccttcggactacttattggcctcgacctaaaaacgcacggggagaagtcgaagtcgccagaaaccctccagaacgccgccacatcgcgaaactccgtctcaggagccagaagtctccgttctggcactccgccgggacggggaattggaggagatcatcgccatcatcaccgccaacgcctctccatcgaccagccatgtttcccccatccatgtgtgagtaattcccccgctgtaggccgaaggggatggtagggattggatgagattggtcatgtaatagcataagattgttagggcatagtgcctagtatccgtagatgttacttttatgatattgttgcaacttgttatgcttaatgcttgtcactagggaccgagtgccatgatctcagatctgaacatgttattgattcatgaagatattcgttgtttatgatcttacctgcaagttgtatacacatgtcgctgtccggaaccaatggccccgaagtgacagaaattgggacaaccggaggggatggtagtgacgtgaggatcacatgtgttcacggagtgttaatgctttgctccggtactctattaaaaggagtaccttaatatccagtagtttcccttgaggcccggctgccaccggctggtaggacaaaagatgttgtgcaagtttctcattgcgagcacgtacgactataattggaacacatgcctattgattgattagtacttggataccgttttattattatctgcaaatgccctgctatgactgttacatgagtttctctcatccatgcaacgcccgtcatccgtccccgtgcctacagtattttaatcctgctgtttactaaaatcactactgctgtttccgttactctgctgctgttatttcactactgctgctgctataaaactgttactactgataaactcttgcgagcaagtctgtttccaggtgcagctgaattgacaactccgctgttaaggctttcaagtattctttgtctccccttgtgtcgaatcaataaattgggttttacttccctcgaagactgttgcgatcccctatacttgtgggttgatacgtccaaaacgtatctactttcccgaacacttttgctattgttttgcctctaatttgtgtgttttggatgcaactaacacggactaacgctgttttcagcagaactgctctggtgtctcgtttttgtgcagaaatccaactttcgggaaaaacctcggaatttatgcagaaggccctattttcccaggaaactaacggagccagaagggcaattgaagtggaggcccgagggccccacaccatagggcggcgcggcccagggggggcccgcgcggc
It includes:
- the LOC127297139 gene encoding probable inorganic phosphate transporter 1-7 gives rise to the protein MAGDQVHVLSALDGAKTQWYHFTAIVVAGMGFFTDAYDLFCISLVTKLIGRVYYTVPGSPHPGSLPPTVAAAVNGVAFVGTLSGQLFFGWLGDKVGRKSVYGMTLLLMIICSVASGLSFSHTPTTVMATLCFFRFWLGFGIGGDYPLSATIMSEYANKRTRGAFIAAVFAMQGFGILAGGAVAIGVTALFKNRFPAPPYAVNPAASTPAEADYVWRIVLMLGALPAALTFYWRMKMPETARYTALIAKNAERAAADMSKVLQVEITKEQAGDLEVAHKYRPSPSFGLFSGEFVRRHGLHLVGTASTWLLLDIAYYSQNLFQKDIFSAIGWIPPAATMSALDELYHIARAQTLIALCGTVPGYWFTVAFIDSVGRFKIQAMGFFMMTGFMLGLAVPYDYWTGKGHQAGFVAMYALTFFFANFGPNATTFIVPAEIYPARLRATCHGISAASGKVGAIIGSFGFLYLAQSPDPAKTAHGYLPGIGVRNSLFVLAGCSLMGFMLTFLVPEPKGKSLEEMSRETEPDKC